ggcaggaggccagggagggaccTCAGCATGGAATCCTGGGAATAGCTATGCCCAGGGAGCTTAGGCATAGTGCCACACTCTGTATAAGATAGCCGACAATGAGACCAAATCAGGGCAGATGGCAGGCCTGAGATGGGGCCTAGAAGTATGGTGAGCTGCCCACCTTATGGCAGTAAGGATCGGAGTTTGGTCATTCTTGAACTACAGATACTAGAGTGGGGGTTCCAGGAGTCCAGGCCTAATCCTCCAGGTGATAAAGCTAAACCCACAGTGGGGCACCACTAGTTTTACACTAGGAAACGTAGAATGGGTCCAAGACCCCAGTTCCTGCCTCCCAGTCAGTATTCTTTTGCAAACGTGAAGAGGTGAAGGAGAAGGATGAGGAGCCACATGTCATATTAAAGGACCACTAGGCCCAGATGGCTTGTGTCTGGTGGTACATGGTCCCTGACTCCTCCTCTGGCCTGGCTGTTGAGGAATTCTAAGGGAGCCCCACCTTTCCACAGCCTCAGAGCACTGGGGCCTTTCCTCTTGGGGATAATGGAGTCACATCCCAAAGAAGGATGAACATCCTTGCAGAATATCCTGGTGGAAACGGAGGCATCAGAGGCGGCTCTCCTGGGCATCTGTGTTTGCTGTGAGTGGGTCCTGCTCACACAGCTCCCTGGAGGCCCCAGAGGGCCTCTCAGGCTTGTCCTTGGCCTCGGAGGGGAAGCAGGCCCTCACAGACTCCTTCACCTCACCTTCTAGGACCTTCATCCTGGCTTCATACTCTGTCAGTGCCTCCTGCTGGAACTGTAAGGACAGCAAAGACCACCACCTGGCTCAGGAAGGGCCTCCTGCCTACACTCCCTTCCCTGGAGAGCAGAGCAAGATGACCTGGGACTCAGTCTGTTCGGAGTGCTCAGGAGACTGGGGCGGAGGTGTGGGGCATTGGAGCCCATCAGGGAGCCTCTCAGGTGAGTGGGCACTAACCAAACAAAGAGATCTGCAAAGCTGCCTCATGACAGGGCCTGAGGACCCCATAGGAACCGGAGCCTGGGGTCCCATGGTGAGAGGGgagcctccctcccccacctcctgacTAGCAGCTCTCTGGAGCAGGGCCCTTTGCTCCCTGGAGCCAGGCCAGCTctgctgctggccaggacagTGGTCCTTATCACCTGCTTTTCCATCTCCCGGATCTGTTCCAGGCAGGCTGCTTGCTTCTCCTCTAGCCTCTCCTGGTGCTTCTCCAGGTTCcctgtcatctgggtgggagtgAGAGGCAGGGACTCAGGACAGCACAGTCACCCTGGTTTGGGATCCAGCTACAATCCCAGCTAACCAGCTGTAAGACTTTGGACAAATTCTTtgaacttttaaaagttttttttttaatctgtaaaatggagataatactgtCTGTCTCATTGATTGTAAAGATTTATTTGAGACAGTTTATGTGAAAGCACCTGGCTTAGTGCCTGGCATGAGGTTAGGAATCAATAAATGGCAGTTCTGTCACTCTTGTTAATGATCCCATGGGAGCTTTAGGTCCATTCTCAGCAGggcttcccttcctcttccaacTCCGTAGAGCCTTAAAGAAgcctccctcactccctctcacccacctaccccaatccttctccccaggccaggccagctAGCCTATATCATTTTCATCCAGGGCAGCTGGCCAGAGACTAGTACCCTAACCTCCATGCAAAGGTCAGAACCCCTGGATGGCCCAGAGGCTCCCTCTTCCCTGCATCCCTAGCCTCATGGGCCAGTCTTGGTAGTGCATTTCCTAAGGACAAAGTAAAGGCCTGGGGCCGCCCCTTCACTCCCGTGGAGAgcctttgtgcatgtgtgtgaaggATGCAGCTCTTACACACCTGCTTGATGACCTGCACCACCTCCTGGATGTGGGAGTTGTTAATCTCTCTCTTCAACCTGTTGGGTGATCAGAGTTTCAAGGAGGGCAGGAGGCCCCTGGGAAGATTACGGGAGACAAGTCTCTTCAGGGTGAAGGCAAAATGAAAAATCTGCCACGGGGCAGGACCCAGGCAGAGGCATAAATAAGGGGACTCAATGAGGATTTGAAGGGCTCTCTGAGGGAAAGGCTTCCTCTCTAAAATGCACTGTCCTTCAAGGCATGTAGGTGGAAAGCTGCCATCTCAAGGTTTCTCCTCCCTCTTTGCATGCTGGATTTTCCCTTAAATTCTCCTTTCAGCTCAAATAGTGTTGGCATCTGTTTTGCCTAAGGAGAACACTCTGATCAGAGGTGATGAGAGTCGGATTAACTTTTGAGAGCCAGGGGACAGGCACATCTCCGGAAAGGGAGTCGGGATGCATGGGCGGGGAGGCCCCTTCCCATCTGGAGTGGGGACCCTGCTCAGCACTGGCCCTGGAGTCTGAGTCCTGGGCCTCCCTCCAGGGCTCACCTCTCCTGGGCCATCTTGTCTGTGGTGACCTTGATCATGGCCTGGATCCGCTCCAGTCTCTTGGCTTCCAgcttttttttcatctctttcgTGTCACTGCAGAGACACAGGCATCAGGAAGATGTTTAATGGGGCTCCAGGGCGGTGGGAGATGAAAGCCTGCATGGGAGGGAGGCAGTCGTACCTCTCCGAGGCCTCCTTGAGGGTCTTCAGCTCTGCAGCCTGTTTCTCTCTGGCCAACTCCATCATCTTGGCGATTTGCTGAGGGACGGAAAAGATGAGCTCAGCGAGAGACCTCTGTGGTGTGGACGGTGTGGGGACGCTAGGGCTGCCGCTCCGCCTCCCGCCCGGGCACCTCCGCCGCGTGCTGCTCCCTGCGCTTCAGGATGCATTCGTACTGCTCCTCGCCCTGGTGCAGCAGCTCCCCCTCCAGCCTGTCCTTCAGCTCCCGCACGCTCGCGCACGCGCCCTCGAGGCCCTCGCCCGGCGTGGCCCCGGAGGTCTCCTCGCAGAGCAGAGTCCTGCGGAGGCCACGAGGGGACAGGCCCTAAGCCCTCGGCCGCCCGCGCCCGCCCGCGCCGCTGAGGGCAGAGCAGCGCCCCCGCCCTTACCGCTTCTTGCGGGAGCCCTTGCCCGGGCTCAGCTTGCagcccccgccgccgccccccGCGCCCGGCGGCCGGAGAGCAGCCAGCTGCGCCAAGCCCCTCTGCAGGAGCTCCTCCCAGCGCCGCGCGCCGCGCCGCTCCAGATCCCGCAGCTCCTTCTCGTGCCGCCGCTGCAGCTTCACGACGCCCTTCAGCTCCCGCAGCTCCTCTGGGCTGGCGGTCCGCGGCTCTGCGGGGGCCGGGGTGAGGCGCGCCGCCACCCAGCAGCTCCCTAGGGCACATTCCCCCACCCAGGAGTCCTGGACCTGCCCCAGGCTAGTCCCCAAGATCACGCCGAGTCTGCAGGCCTTACCAGCAGCTTCTTTCGCGGGCtcctccctggccctggccccagcTGCTGCAAGAGCCACAGGATGGACTGACAGGTGCCCCGGGGGCCTGCTTGCCTCAACATGGCTCCTCCCCGGCCCCTGGGGGTAGCAGTCTGAGCCCCCTGCTGCGCACTTTCCCCGGTGCTGAGGCTTCAGACGCAGTGGTTCCCTCCCGGATAGTCTTAGTTTTGTAAAGAGCTGCCACCAGGTGGGGACCTGCCTATAGGTGGGGCTGGAGAGGTCAAGGCTTTTCCAGTAGGTGGGAGGACTCTGCGGTGCATACCTGTTGACCCGTTGCTGGCTGGGGCCAATGTCCCCTTGACTTGCCCCACAGCTGGACTCCCAGCAGAGAAGGGCTTCTGTGGAGGGAGAACAAGTCGGGAAGGTGACCCCGGCCGCCCTCTCCTTGAGCCAGGGGCTCTGCGGACTCCCTCAGCCTCCCACTGAGAAGGCAAAACTCCCAGGGGCACCTGGCCATGGAGCAGGCAACACAGACCTCAGGCAGACCTCCCATAGCTTCCTTGAGCTTCACAGACTTCTTATCATGGGCACTGAAGAACTTGATGGGATTGGCGAGGGCCACAGTGAGATCTGGGTGCACAGGGGCATCACAGGCCTGGTATGGAGATGTACCTGCAAGCCTCCCCCAGGCTCACCTATCCCAAGGTACCCTGTCCTGCCCCCTTCTGCAGGCTGGCttgagaggagggaggggaaagggacaGCCTGGGGCTCCCAGCATGCTATGGGCTTCCTACCTGCCCAGGTGTCAGGCACATAGTCCTTCATCTCCAGGAAGACAAAGAGCGCAGGCATAGTGAGGGGCATGTTGCTCTCACTGTGCAGGCACAGGTGATGGTATCCTGTCAGGCATGATGGGGTGGGCAGTGAGCCAGAGCAGCCCAATGTTCAAGACTTCTGGCTTTAGAGTCAGACCAGTGTCCAAGTATGGCTCTGCACCTTTCTGGCTATGTGGCCTTAGGCATTTTACTTTAAATCTCTGAGACTTTCCTCAGCTATGAAATGGGGAAAATTGTGTCTATCTCATGTGGTTATTGCTAGAATTAAGTGAGAATGTGTGATAAGCCCTTAATTCATTTTAAGTGCCCAACAAGTATCAGCTACTTGGGAAACTGCCCCAGGAGTTCAAGAATTGGGTTAGGTGGTCATTAGAAGGGCAGAGTACCCACTTCTGTCAGTTTCCTGGAGAGGTACTATTCCTGCCACACTCCTTAGAGCCAATAACAAGAGAGTTAGGTGAAGCCTCAGGGCCACTTCCCTGAAGCCACCGCACACTCTGGACAGGCTCCTGATGCTGGCCTTACTCTCAGACCCATGGGGAACAGCAAAGAAGGGCTCCTACCCTTACCAGAATTCAGGGCACTGATGGGGATGATGCGATGCCCAAGGAACTTGTTGCCTTCCTCCATCACAGCCACCCTGAGGGAGGCCAGCTCAGGCATCAGGATCTGCAGAGAGTTCAGGATACGGCAAGCTGGTGAGGGAGAGGGTGGCCAAGCTGCCCCTCTCCCTGGCTCCAGAAGTCTTCGGGTCAGTGTGAGAAAGTGGCAGGTATTAGCAGAGTTGGTGAGAACAGAGCACACTCAAGGCCACACACACAGATGTTGCCACAGCTCGTGCTGTAGCTGGTCCATGCAGGGGAGAAGGGCTGCATTTGTAGCTCGGGGCTCTGGGGTCTCAGGGCAGACAGCCTTTGGCAGCTTTGACAGTGAGTATCCATGAGGGCAAAAGACCCCTGCGATTCCATGGGACCCTGCACCCCGGACTGGGCATTCATGTTCCTGACTCTAATCCGAACAtgaacatgcatgcacacacaaaaccAGCCTACCCACATAAGTTTCTGTAAACTTGGTATTTGGACTCTTGCAGTTCAGGAGGGCCCAGAGTGAGGGGTGTGGAGAAGAGGAGAATAAAGGAAGTCCCTTTATTTAATTCCTCTTTTCTGTAAGTAGAGGCCAGGAAGTACAGCAGaccccagctcctgccctgccctggctccCACCTTCTCAAAGACAAAGGGTTCCTCCTTCCAGACAGGATTGATGGAATTAGTACTAGGTGACAGCTTGGTGCGGTAGCGCCTCTTGGGGTCCCCAGGAAGGCCAAACAGTTCTACTTCGACATAGGTCCGCACACTGCGTTCTGACAGGAACTGCCCAGAGATCACCTGGAGGTGGGGGCCCAGGAGAGGCAAGCATCAGCCCCCACCCAGGCTCTTCCCCAACACCTGAGGCCTCTGGGCCCTCTCACTGAAGCACCCATTCTTGAGTACTGTGAGGGGCGCAGTTGGCTCCCACCACCAAGTAGAGGCTGTGAGGCTCCAGGGTTACAGCTAAGCGCCGTGACCAGGGTACCTCAGCATTCAGggaagaggtgtgggcctccccacctccctccccaggcaagggaggaACAGAgccctcccccagggcctggggctccGGCTGCCCCAGTCGGCCCActcatctcccctcccccacccagcctcaGCCCGGCCCCTTGGTTTCCATGGAGACCAAGAGGCAGCCTCCAGCACTGAGGAGGAGGCAGTTTCCAAGGCAACTTGCTAGTGCACGAACTGGCTGGGGCTGAAGTTTTCAGGATATCAAGGGagggggttgggaggaggggaGTGGGGCTCCTGTGTCTTCTCAAGACCCCAGTCCTCCAGGCCAGTGGTCCGCCTCAGGGCCTTGCCGTAATGGAGAGGGTGGTGGCTACCACCACGTCAATGCGGTCCACCGAGAAGGGGTTGAACTGCTTGTCCAGCCGGCGCATGAACTCATGCTTGAGGAGGTAGCCACTCTGCCCGTTGAACTCAAACAGCGCCATGTTTTGCTGCATGGGCAGGTCTTGGGGAACAAGGGCGCTCAGTGAGCAAGGCCCAGCCTAGGGCTGTACCCAGTCTCCATTTCCATCATCTCCCAGCCCTTCCTGTCCTGTGGATGGGGAGGTTGGGGGGACTGTGAGGTAAGGGTTTCCCATGCCCCAGCCTGGCTCCTTAGGATGTCTCCTCTCTCAGGAAGGGTCCACAACCTGGAGTCAGCAGGAGCAAAGCTACAATCAGTCCACAGGCTCACAGTGGGAACTGAGGTTGGGGGGAGGTGTTCACACAGACCCACTCAGGCAGAGCGGCCAGAACCCATGCCAGCACCCTGGCATCTTCACATACATGCTTGCGTATGTGCAATCATACAGGCATGAGCTGATGCATCTATACCCCTAAACCCTGACACATCTGCATGTGCTCCCAGAGCCTAAACAAATATCAGGACACCTCAGTCTGTTCTAAAGACACCCCCCTCCCAGGGTGGGTGAAGGTGAGAGGGGTTcttagaggcctgggactgccctCACCCATTGTCTGGAAATTGAGGGCAACCATCTGGCAACCAGCATTCCAGAACATCTGGGGCATGTAGTTGGAGGAGTCCATGCGGGTGCCCTTGGGGTAAATGCGGCTCATCTGCCACTTGTTGTAGCTGCCTCAGAGTATAGGAGCCCAGCCCAAGGCTGCCGGCCCCAGGAAGACCCAACAgcctccaccctcacccccatGAGCACTGTTCCCCATCCCTTCACCCCAACCAGGGACCCTGGCTATTGAGGCCTCAAGGATACTCCACAAATTGCACTGCACCCTTGGAGAGCAGGTCATAAGCCTTTAGCTCTGTGAAGGAGGAGATAACATAACTTTGGTTCTTCTCTGTGtagggaagaaaggggagggggagATCAGGTCAGGCTGTCCCTtccctcagccctgccctcccttTTGGGGCAGCTCCCTCCCCCATAGAGCTCCCTCCAACCTAGCATTTCCACTGAAGCCCAAGGGTTTAGGGGATAAACCCCAGCCAGGAGAATGTGCAGATCAGTTTGGGTAGCAGTGTGTGCTGGGGGTAAGTTGTAGACAAAGTGGGTGCCCAGCCAAGGGGGGTGTGCTACAGTCCTAGAGAGTGAGAAGTGAGGCCCTGGATGGACACAGAAAGTGTGGGGAACATGCTAGGATGGGCGGCCTGGGTCAGGAATGTGCTATGATTACAGAAAGAGAAGCATGGTGCAAGCTACCAAACAAGAGGGGTGCAAACTACGCCGCTGAACAagaggggtgggggggcaggggtgAGAGGTATACACCAAGGGTACTCGCATTGGGCAGGATGGGGCTGCAGGCTGTGGGCGCAGGGAGGAGGGATCAGGGTTGCAGAGGTGTACACTATGCACAAGTGCATGCAGAAAGAGGTCTTCATGTTGGGGGCATGCAGAGGATGAAGGGAATGCACTACATGTGTCCAGAAAAGCTAGTGGTAATGACCGTGAGTGTGCACAAAAAGGGGCCAGTGTGCACTGGCTGGTTTCTCTGCCAGGAGTGCTCATGCGCTGGCGCCAGGACTTCTGGGCTTGGGCCAGCAGAAGGCAGATTCAGCCCAGGGAGCCACAGAACCTTTAGGAGCTACAGGCCAGCCAGTCTGAGGTGGCCTGTCATAAGCGACCTTCCTGTCACTGACATACACCAGAGCATTCTGCTTGGTGCCAAGTTCCTCAGGACAGTGCCCAGAAACTGGGAGCCACTGCCACTTAAGTAAACCCTTTGCCTGACTCTCCTGGGTATTTATAGACAGAGACCCAATCCCAGGAAGAAAGAgccccctttttctttcccccacccaTCAAGCTCCTCTGGTGTCAGGACACACTTCTTAAGGGCCTTCTGAATCTAGCCTAACCTCCAGCTTACCCCCACCCTCCCATCATCATCCCCCATGCGAACTTACCAGCAGAGAACTCAAAGGAAATGAACTTGGTGGGCTGGATGTAATTGACTAGGCTGGACATCTCCTCATAAGCTGTCACCTCTAGGCCTGCTGTGCCCTGTGTAGGAGAGAGAAGACTGGAAAAGAGGGCGAAGGTACAGAGCCCAGGGATGAGGCCCCACACCCCTGCCTGGAGGCTGTGCAGGCAGAAGGGCCTCAGGGCTCTGCCCACACACCTCATCCGACTGCATCTTCTTCAGCTCTTCTTCGTCCAGGTTTCctgactcctcctcctcctcctcttccacctCTTCTTCCTCCAGCTGAGCCCCTTCCTCACCTGCCCACACTGTCACACAGGGCTCCATCAGCACCAGGGCCAGCCAGCCCTCCCGgcccacaccacacaccaggctGGCTCCCCAGCACATCCCCCACAGGCCCAGCCCCTttcccccttcccacctgccccccacccagccctCTCCCAGGCTGGCGACACACCTGTGTCCTGGTCCTGAGGGGCAGTGGCTGGGCAGCCTCCCTCAGCACCCCCAACAGGCTCCTCGCTGGGGGCTGCTGGGCCAGAAAACTGGTTCTTCTTGTTCTTAATGAGGATCTTGCCTCGGAGGTcctcagggctgggcagggggacACCTGGCTTCAGctgtgggagaggggagagggtcAGACCCATCTCCTCGCCTTCACGGGGTAGCCTAAGTTCCTTCACACCAAGCAGTTCTCCAGctgccccttcctgctcctccagccTTGCCTTCCACTGCTCACCACCATGCACTGAACTCCTGCCTGACCCAACTGACCCCATTCCACACACAATGATGCTCTCTCTCACCTCTTCCACCTGCCTTTCCCCACTCTCACCAGGATAAATCCAGTTCCTCCTTTAGGTTTCAGCTTAGccatcacttcctccaggaagccttccttaacCCCAAGTACTCCCATAGATTACTATGGAATTGTAAGGATTGTATTACTAGTTGTAATGTCCCAGTTTCTTGTCTGTCTCCCTGCTAGAGGGTAAGCAACCTGAGGGCTGGATTGTGTGTCACTAAGGTACCCCCaagccagcacagtgcctgacacatggtaggtGGGGGGAATCCCAGTTCCACAATGCTCCCAGGTGGACCCCAGTGTCCTCTGGGGACATCTGCCTCCTTAACCTGGCCTcttccctgccccaggctcccagcccccaggcccagaTGCCCCACAGTGCAGCCCACTCACCGGGAACTTTTCCAGGGGCTCTGTGAGTAGCATTTCCCCAAACATGGTCCGGCAGTACTCGGCCATCTTGGCCTGTTGGCGGGGTCTGCAGGGAGCAGAAGTGGGGTGGGGGTCAGCAGCTCCGCCCCCGTCTTATCCATCTTTCTGGGCCTCTGAGCTGAGTCATCGGGGGTGCAGGAGGTCAGGGAGGCAGAGGCACAGCCAGGAGAGCCTGGGATCCAAGGAGATTGAGGCCTGGGAGAGAGCTGGAGGGCATGGCTAGAGTCTGGGGATAGTTGGGGGAGGGAAGCTGCAGGCAGGAGATGGGGACAGGGTAGAGAATGGGGCTGAACAGGCCTGGATACGCACGAGTCCACATGGTTTTCAAAGGACAGGATGACAGGATAAGGGGAAGTCTTAAAGGCACTTTCCGCAATAGCTTCAATtgcttcctggaggagaaggGGACTCAGTAGAGAGGAGGTCAGTGCTCCAGACATCCACTCCCCCAGTAGCACCCTTTCCCACTCTCCAGGTTCAATACCCACATAGAACTGGAGGGCCACTGTTGGCCCCTGTCTCCTCTGGTCCTCCTCATTCCCACACTGGTCCAAGGCCTCCCAGctgtccttcctctctgcttcacTCCCCCCACCCTCAGAAAGCTTGTGGCCCAGGGCCCTTCCCTAGTGCCACAGCCACCAGCCTCCACAAACCAGAGTCTCACCTTGAAGTAGATGTCTGTGGTCATGGTGAAGCCGTGGGTGATAATGGGCTCCTCATCAGGCGGCTTCCCCTTCCAGCAGTCCAGCTCCACGCAGCGGCAGCCAGCCAGCAGCACCTGGCGGTACATCTCGGCAGAGGAGAGGCCTGAGAACTGGCCAGCTGagccagagggaaggggaagagctTCACTCAAGGCCGTCCAGCTCTTTCCCACCCGACTCATGCTCTATCCTATTGGGAGCCCCAGGGGCAGCCCCTGTGAGGGATTCTGAAAACAGAAGCAGCCCATCAAAAGAGAGGTCAGCAATGAGGTGACTGGGGCCCACCTGTCAGGTAGGTGTTGTGTGAGGAGTTGATAAAATAATGATTGAGCGGCTGCATCATGTCGTGGTGGAGCATCAGCTTGTCCTGGGCCACCACGCTGTTCTCTGGCCCACAGAGAAACCACACCATGCCCTCGGGTGACAGCTGACCTAGGGGGAAGGGGACAGCTGTCAGGGCCACAGCCCAGTGCCCAGAGCAGGACAGGGTCCCCGTTCCTTTAGTCCTCACCCCTCTGCACGTTGATGCCACTGGGCTCATACTTGTCGATGAGGCCCCGCACCTGGTCAGGCCGCGCTGGCGGGAACAGCAGGGAGTTGAGGCGGGAGTCCCTCTGCTTCTGATTGATGAATTGGGTCAGGTGCTCCTTGGTCATGTAGGGTTTGGCCTTGGCATGGCTGCAAGCCAGAGAGATGAGCTCAGACAACCCCCTTCTCCAGTGAAGTCACCTAATTCCCAGCATGGCAAGTGGGAATTTTAGCCACTACTTCCCCATGCCCAGCCCAGTCCCAGCTCACTAGGAAGTGAAGATCTCGTCTATTTCTggccgaggacagaggctcaTGAGGAAACTCTTATAGACGGATTCTGGGAAGTCCTCAGGATTGATGGCGTCATTCTGGGGGAATAGTCACCTGATCACTCCTGCCCCCACCTTCTCAGAGCTAAGAACCACAAATGAGGCCCAGCTCTGTGCAAGGGGGGCTGGCTCagaggcagggcccagggcagatAGAGCAGCAGCAAGCACAGCCCTGGGCACCCATTTCAAGGCCCCTTGGCCGCTGAGCAGAGAGCCTACTTAGCTGGTTTGCCTTGCCCTGAATTTGGACACAGGCTAGTCTCTTGGCAGGGAcagaactggaaataaaaatgaccagaacagggaggaaaggaggttaGAAGTAAGTTGTATGGCTTGCGAGAGCAGTGAGCTATCTTTCTTTTAAGTGGAGGgcaaattttcaaaaaaagaagCAATCTGAATATAAACAATGTACCAACCAACAGAGCCCCAAGATGCAggaagcaaaatctgagagaactGAAGGGAGAAGTAGACGATTCAACAGTAATAGTTGGAAGCACCAAAAAGCACAAGGaacaataacagaaaagaaaaattaggcttcatccaaattaaaaatgtttgtgcttcgaaagacaccatcaagagagtgaaaagacaacccacagaatgggagaaaatatttgcagatcagtATCCAGTAAGGGACAACAACagtgaaaaggcaaataacccaactGAAAATGGGCAatggatttgaatagacatttctgaaaagaagttatgcaaatgaccaataaacacataaaaagatgctcaatatcattagtcacttgggaaatgcaaatcaaaaccacaatgagctaccacTCACTCCCACAGGATGacttaaaaaaagacaataacaactattggtgagaatgtgaagaaatcCCATCATCAGTgttggtgggattataaaatggTATGGtcacttcagaaaacagtttggcagttcctccaaATGCTAAATGAACGGCTACCACATGAACCAACAATTCCACCATTAGGTACATACCCAAGAGTATTGAAAACATATACCCAGACAAATtgtgtacaagaatgttcacagcattaTTATAATAGCCAGAAAATGGGAACagaccaaatgtccatcaactgataaatagATAAGCAGaatatggtatattcatacaatagaatatcattcggcaataaaaagaatgaagtgctgacacatgctataacatggatgaaccttgaaaacataacGCTAAGTGAATGAAGCCTGACATCAGAGATCACATATtacataattccatttacatgaaatgtgcagagtaggcaaatctatagaaatAGAAACAGAAGATTAGTGGCATTCAGGGATTCTGTGCCTCTGCATTCCTTCCCAGAAAAATCCATTAAGTGTCTTCCAAGATCATACTGGAAGGCCAGCATCGGTCTTAGTTTGGAGCTCAGTGGCCCCTATCGGGACATAAGCAGAGCTGACAAATAAGGAGGACTTAGCCAAGGTGGGAGACcaggaggcagaaggaaaagagggTGAATGTATACAGCCTGCAGGAAGCAGAACTGGCTATAGGGCCCTCAGCAAGAGACCCTTTCCACCCCCTTTCTGGCCTCATGTCTGCATCCC
This is a stretch of genomic DNA from Manis javanica isolate MJ-LG chromosome 8, MJ_LKY, whole genome shotgun sequence. It encodes these proteins:
- the PLCB2 gene encoding 1-phosphatidylinositol 4,5-bisphosphate phosphodiesterase beta-2 isoform X1, whose product is MGLWLPHSALQPAPATCGPKEHPGVWTAVGRAPCEPSLAPPCCPPSFPPPAPWACTAFPKTDACTMSLLNPVLLPPTVKAYLSQGERFIKWDDETTVASPVILRVDPKGYYLYWTHQSKEMEFLDITSIRDTRFGKFAKMPKSQKLRDVFNMDFPDNNFLLKTLTVVSGPDMVDLTFHNFVSYKENVGKDWAEDILALVKHPLTANASRSTFLDKILVKLKMQLNPEGKIPVKNFFQMFPADRKRVEAALSACHLPKGKNDAINPEDFPESVYKSFLMSLCPRPEIDEIFTSYHAKAKPYMTKEHLTQFINQKQRDSRLNSLLFPPARPDQVRGLIDKYEPSGINVQRGQLSPEGMVWFLCGPENSVVAQDKLMLHHDMMQPLNHYFINSSHNTYLTAGQFSGLSSAEMYRQVLLAGCRCVELDCWKGKPPDEEPIITHGFTMTTDIYFKEAIEAIAESAFKTSPYPVILSFENHVDSPRQQAKMAEYCRTMFGEMLLTEPLEKFPLKPGVPLPSPEDLRGKILIKNKKNQFSGPAAPSEEPVGGAEGGCPATAPQDQDTVWAGEEGAQLEEEEVEEEEEEESGNLDEEELKKMQSDEGTAGLEVTAYEEMSSLVNYIQPTKFISFEFSAEKNQSYVISSFTELKAYDLLSKGAVQFVDYNKWQMSRIYPKGTRMDSSNYMPQMFWNAGCQMVALNFQTMDLPMQQNMALFEFNGQSGYLLKHEFMRRLDKQFNPFSVDRIDVVVATTLSITVISGQFLSERSVRTYVEVELFGLPGDPKRRYRTKLSPSTNSINPVWKEEPFVFEKILMPELASLRVAVMEEGNKFLGHRIIPISALNSGYHHLCLHSESNMPLTMPALFVFLEMKDYVPDTWADLTVALANPIKFFSAHDKKSVKLKEAMGGLPEKPFSAGSPAVGQVKGTLAPASNGSTAAGARAREEPAKEAAEPRTASPEELRELKGVVKLQRRHEKELRDLERRGARRWEELLQRGLAQLAALRPPGAGGGGGGCKLSPGKGSRKKRTLLCEETSGATPGEGLEGACASVRELKDRLEGELLHQGEEQYECILKRREQHAAEQIAKMMELAREKQAAELKTLKEASESDTKEMKKKLEAKRLERIQAMIKVTTDKMAQERLKREINNSHIQEVVQVIKQMTGNLEKHQERLEEKQAACLEQIREMEKQFQQEALTEYEARMKVLEGEVKESVRACFPSEAKDKPERPSGASRELCEQDPLTANTDAQESRL
- the PLCB2 gene encoding 1-phosphatidylinositol 4,5-bisphosphate phosphodiesterase beta-2 isoform X4, coding for MGLWLPHSALQPAPATCGPKEHPGVWTAVGRAPCEPSLAPPCCPPSFPPPAPWACTAFPKTDACTMSLLNPVLLPPTVKAYLSQGERFIKWDDETTVASPVILRVDPKGYYLYWTHQSKEMEFLDITSIRDTRFGKFAKMPKSQKLRDVFNMDFPDNNFLLKTLTVVSGPDMVDLTFHNFVSYKENVGKDWAEDILALVKHPLTANASRSTFLDKILVKLKMQLNPEGKIPVKNFFQMFPADRKRVEAALSACHLPKGKNDAINPEDFPESVYKSFLMSLCPRPEIDEIFTSYHAKAKPYMTKEHLTQFINQKQRDSRLNSLLFPPARPDQLSPEGMVWFLCGPENSVVAQDKLMLHHDMMQPLNHYFINSSHNTYLTAGQFSGLSSAEMYRQVLLAGCRCVELDCWKGKPPDEEPIITHGFTMTTDIYFKEAIEAIAESAFKTSPYPVILSFENHVDSPRQQAKMAEYCRTMFGEMLLTEPLEKFPLKPGVPLPSPEDLRGKILIKNKKNQFSGPAAPSEEPVGGAEGGCPATAPQDQDTVWAGEEGAQLEEEEVEEEEEEESGNLDEEELKKMQSDEGTAGLEVTAYEEMSSLVNYIQPTKFISFEFSAEKNQSYVISSFTELKAYDLLSKGAVQFVDYNKWQMSRIYPKGTRMDSSNYMPQMFWNAGCQMVALNFQTMDLPMQQNMALFEFNGQSGYLLKHEFMRRLDKQFNPFSVDRIDVVVATTLSITVISGQFLSERSVRTYVEVELFGLPGDPKRRYRTKLSPSTNSINPVWKEEPFVFEKILMPELASLRVAVMEEGNKFLGHRIIPISALNSGYHHLCLHSESNMPLTMPALFVFLEMKDYVPDTWADLTVALANPIKFFSAHDKKSVKLKEAMGGLPEKPFSAGSPAVGQVKGTLAPASNGSTAAGARAREEPAKEAAEPRTASPEELRELKGVVKLQRRHEKELRDLERRGARRWEELLQRGLAQLAALRPPGAGGGGGGCKLSPGKGSRKKRTLLCEETSGATPGEGLEGACASVRELKDRLEGELLHQGEEQYECILKRREQHAAEQIAKMMELAREKQAAELKTLKEASESDTKEMKKKLEAKRLERIQAMIKVTTDKMAQERLKREINNSHIQEVVQVIKQMTGNLEKHQERLEEKQAACLEQIREMEKQFQQEALTEYEARMKVLEGEVKESVRACFPSEAKDKPERPSGASRELCEQDPLTANTDAQESRL